In Turicibacter sanguinis, a genomic segment contains:
- the aspD gene encoding aspartate 4-decarboxylase, with the protein MTTNVQSIKQMIEKVGHLSPFELKDELIHLAQKAENKVGRPMLNAGRGNPNWTAATPRQAFFTFGQFAVEETQRVWCEKDLAGMPEQAGIYERFKRYSEVYAEAPGMTLLKEIIEYGIQKHGFNEDEWVYELTDAIIGDNYPVPDRMLVQTEQVVKDYIVKEMGGNLLTSTHDLYAVEGGTAAMCYIFDSLMANRILKQGDKIALFVPIFTPYVEIAGLPNYDFEIVKVYASEVNEDGRHTWQYPKEELDKLADPSIKLACIVNPSNPASVAINDESMDYLKAVVEEKNPYLMIVTDDVYGTFCDDFKSLMMTMPYHTLGVYSYSKYFGVTGWRLGVIALAQENVFNDLVKQLPEDEKKILRKRYKALTVTPDQIPFIDRIVADSRQVALNHTAGLSTPQQVQMAFFSIFALLDQEETYKNQTKEICRRRKELIYAQLPSLAEKQDRYTTSYYNQIDLLVWARLQYGNEFVSYLLDHYHPLEFLFELAARYGIVLLNGSGFEGPTWSIRVSLANLKDEDYTEIGQAIGELFEDYATKWKAQGTTLSTIESEGKIESFMW; encoded by the coding sequence ATGACAACTAATGTACAATCGATTAAACAAATGATTGAAAAAGTAGGACATTTAAGTCCATTTGAGCTAAAAGATGAATTAATTCATCTAGCACAAAAAGCAGAAAATAAAGTGGGACGTCCGATGTTAAATGCGGGCCGAGGAAATCCAAATTGGACAGCAGCCACACCTCGTCAAGCCTTTTTTACCTTTGGTCAATTTGCTGTTGAAGAAACACAACGTGTTTGGTGTGAGAAAGATTTAGCGGGGATGCCGGAACAAGCCGGTATTTATGAACGTTTCAAAAGATATAGTGAAGTGTATGCGGAAGCACCAGGAATGACCTTGTTAAAAGAAATCATTGAATATGGAATCCAAAAACATGGATTTAACGAGGATGAGTGGGTTTATGAATTGACGGATGCTATTATTGGTGATAATTATCCAGTGCCGGATCGTATGCTCGTTCAAACAGAACAAGTAGTCAAAGATTATATTGTCAAAGAAATGGGAGGCAATTTGTTGACTTCAACACATGATTTATATGCCGTTGAAGGTGGGACTGCGGCCATGTGCTATATTTTTGACTCGTTAATGGCCAATCGTATTTTAAAACAAGGAGATAAAATTGCTTTATTCGTCCCGATTTTCACTCCATATGTTGAAATCGCAGGATTACCGAATTATGATTTTGAAATTGTTAAAGTATATGCCTCAGAAGTCAATGAGGATGGTCGTCATACATGGCAGTATCCAAAAGAAGAGTTAGATAAATTAGCTGATCCAAGTATTAAATTAGCCTGTATCGTGAATCCAAGTAATCCTGCATCTGTTGCAATTAATGATGAATCGATGGATTACTTAAAAGCAGTCGTTGAAGAAAAAAATCCTTATTTGATGATTGTAACAGATGATGTATATGGAACATTCTGCGATGATTTTAAATCGTTAATGATGACGATGCCTTATCACACCTTAGGCGTTTATTCGTATTCAAAATACTTTGGGGTAACAGGATGGCGTTTAGGTGTGATTGCGCTAGCACAAGAAAATGTCTTTAATGATTTAGTCAAACAGTTACCAGAAGATGAAAAGAAAATCTTACGTAAACGATATAAAGCCTTAACGGTGACACCAGATCAGATTCCATTTATTGATCGTATTGTAGCAGATAGTCGTCAGGTCGCTTTAAATCATACAGCTGGCTTATCAACGCCACAGCAGGTTCAAATGGCGTTCTTCTCGATTTTTGCTTTACTTGATCAAGAAGAGACGTATAAAAATCAGACAAAAGAGATTTGTCGTCGACGTAAGGAATTAATTTATGCACAGCTTCCATCTCTTGCTGAAAAACAGGATCGTTATACGACTTCTTACTATAATCAAATTGACTTATTAGTCTGGGCGCGTCTTCAATATGGAAATGAATTTGTGAGTTACCTTTTAGATCACTATCATCCACTCGAATTTTTATTTGAATTAGCAGCCCGTTATGGAATTGTGTTATTAAATGGAAGTGGATTTGAGGGACCGACTTGGTCGATTCGTGTATCGTTAGCCAATTTAAAGGATGAAGATTATACTGAAATTGGACAAGCCATTGGTGAGTTATTTGAAGATTATGCAACAAAATGGAAAGCACAGGGAACGACTCTTTCCACGATTGAAAGTGAAGGCAAAATTGAATCATTCATGTGGTAA
- a CDS encoding sugar O-acetyltransferase → MELKELKERMSHQKLYYCNHDELIKEQTICLERLYDFNQTRPSEHEKRLALLKKMFASIGENCYIEPPLRANWGGKHVHFGDGVYANFNLTLVDDCEIIVGNHVMFGPNVTVSAGTHPIHPELRRKQAQYNLPIKIGNNVWIGANAVVLPGVSIGDNTVIGAGSVVTKNIPANVVAVGNPCRVLREINEQDLTYYHRDMIIDID, encoded by the coding sequence ATGGAACTGAAAGAACTAAAGGAAAGAATGTCTCATCAAAAGTTATATTATTGTAATCACGATGAGTTAATCAAAGAACAAACCATTTGTCTTGAGCGGTTATATGATTTTAATCAAACACGTCCGTCTGAGCATGAAAAGCGACTGGCTTTATTAAAGAAAATGTTTGCAAGTATCGGCGAGAATTGTTATATCGAACCGCCACTTCGTGCAAACTGGGGAGGAAAACATGTTCATTTTGGAGACGGTGTGTATGCAAACTTTAATTTAACACTTGTTGATGATTGTGAAATTATCGTCGGTAATCATGTGATGTTTGGGCCTAATGTCACCGTGAGTGCGGGAACTCATCCCATTCATCCTGAGTTAAGACGTAAGCAAGCTCAATATAATCTTCCGATTAAAATTGGAAACAATGTGTGGATTGGAGCAAATGCCGTTGTCTTACCAGGCGTGAGTATTGGTGATAACACGGTCATTGGAGCGGGAAGTGTCGTCACAAAAAATATTCCTGCCAATGTGGTAGCTGTTGGAAATCCTTGCCGTGTTTTACGAGAAATTAATGAACAAGATTTGACCTACTATCATCGAGATATGATCATTGATATTGATTAA
- a CDS encoding glycoside hydrolase family 35 protein, which produces MKTFEVKEEFLVDGKPTRIMSGAIHYFRIMPDHWEHSLYNLKALGFNTVETYVPWNLHEMREGQFDFTGGKDLVSFVKKAEEIGLMVILRPGPYICAEWENGGLPAWLLNYHDMKIRCDDELFLEKVENYFKVLLPLIVPLQVTKGGPVIMVQVENEYGSFSNDKLYLRALKKMIEDAGIDVPLFTSDGAWEQALMSGTLIEEEVLVTANFGSRGNENFDVLQSFMEKHDKKWPLMCMEFWCGWFNRWNEDIILRDADEVMTCMKELLQRGSLNLYMFHGGTNFGFMNGSCAGKIGNLPQVTSYDYDAFLTEWGDPTKKYEAAQELLKELFPDMIQQTPKLRTKKDYGLIPLKRKVSLFKTLSSLGKSEQSIWPKTFEQLGSGYGYVLYQTKVIGSTNSERIKLVDTSDRVSVYVDEVFYLTQTQEEIGTEFNLPLQGEHELSLLVENMGRNNYGARLLAPTQRKGIRGGVMVDHHFETEWVQYALSFETIGDVDFTKGWIPNTPAFYEYEFEAHECEDTFLDCSTLGKGVAFINDFNLGRYWSVGPIQYLYIPGPLLKVGINKLVLFETEGVVAERIALKDHPVYVKG; this is translated from the coding sequence ATGAAAACATTTGAAGTGAAAGAAGAATTCTTAGTGGATGGAAAGCCAACTAGAATAATGTCGGGAGCGATTCATTATTTTAGAATAATGCCCGATCATTGGGAGCATAGCTTATATAATTTGAAGGCGTTAGGATTTAATACGGTGGAGACTTATGTTCCGTGGAATCTTCATGAAATGCGTGAAGGGCAGTTTGATTTTACTGGAGGTAAAGATTTAGTGTCGTTTGTGAAAAAGGCCGAAGAAATCGGACTGATGGTTATTTTAAGACCCGGACCTTATATTTGTGCGGAGTGGGAAAATGGGGGATTGCCTGCTTGGTTACTTAATTATCATGACATGAAAATTCGTTGTGATGATGAGTTGTTTTTAGAAAAGGTCGAAAATTATTTCAAGGTGCTATTACCGTTAATTGTGCCATTACAAGTGACAAAAGGCGGACCCGTTATCATGGTGCAAGTTGAGAATGAATACGGGTCATTTAGTAATGATAAATTGTATTTGCGTGCTTTGAAAAAGATGATTGAAGACGCAGGAATTGACGTGCCATTGTTTACATCTGACGGGGCATGGGAGCAGGCATTGATGTCAGGAACCTTAATTGAAGAGGAGGTATTGGTAACGGCAAACTTTGGGTCACGAGGGAATGAAAATTTTGATGTCTTGCAATCCTTTATGGAAAAGCATGATAAAAAGTGGCCATTGATGTGTATGGAATTTTGGTGTGGGTGGTTTAATCGTTGGAATGAAGATATTATTTTGCGCGACGCTGATGAGGTGATGACGTGTATGAAAGAATTATTACAACGTGGGAGTTTGAACCTGTATATGTTTCATGGGGGAACAAACTTTGGATTTATGAATGGTTCTTGTGCTGGGAAAATTGGGAATTTACCACAAGTCACCTCGTATGATTATGATGCCTTCTTAACAGAATGGGGAGATCCAACGAAAAAATATGAAGCAGCACAAGAATTGTTAAAAGAATTATTTCCAGATATGATTCAGCAAACACCTAAATTAAGAACAAAAAAAGATTACGGGCTCATTCCACTAAAACGTAAAGTGTCATTATTTAAGACATTATCTTCGTTAGGGAAAAGTGAGCAAAGTATTTGGCCCAAAACATTTGAACAATTAGGGAGTGGTTATGGGTACGTCTTGTATCAAACAAAGGTGATCGGTTCTACCAATTCAGAGCGTATCAAATTAGTAGATACAAGTGATCGTGTTTCGGTGTATGTAGACGAAGTCTTTTATTTAACACAAACACAAGAAGAAATCGGAACCGAATTTAATCTTCCACTTCAAGGGGAACATGAATTGTCCTTGTTAGTCGAAAATATGGGACGTAATAATTATGGGGCAAGGCTGTTAGCTCCTACTCAACGAAAAGGAATTCGTGGAGGTGTGATGGTGGATCATCATTTTGAAACAGAGTGGGTGCAATATGCTTTGTCATTTGAAACGATTGGTGACGTGGATTTCACAAAAGGATGGATTCCAAATACACCAGCATTTTATGAATATGAATTTGAAGCACACGAATGTGAAGATACATTTTTAGATTGTAGCACGCTTGGAAAAGGGGTTGCCTTTATCAATGACTTCAATCTCGGTCGATACTGGTCAGTAGGACCGATTCAATATTTATATATTCCAGGGCCTCTTTTAAAAGTAGGGATTAACAAATTGGTTCTTTTTGAAACAGAAGGTGTTGTAGCTGAAAGGATTGCGCTAAAAGACCATCCGGTTTATGTCAAAGGTTAA
- a CDS encoding S8 family peptidase — MKLTKYILLILGFILISECEVLAHHLSFDSQRLIVKSNEPLEYDEFRILEEDLFVISFDSISQTEEAYERLLTTPGVEWVELDLELSLNVMDTQTITSWSDEFWGMDYLGINSYRDYLIQEEKDDELVVAVIDTGIDPTHPLFENKLSDFGYNFVNRDEDPFDDSYNSHGTHVAGIISKATAGLDNIKLLPLKVLDSRGKGTVSALVESVKYAKEAEVDIINLSLGLYPYYHSKALEMAILEAITSGITVVIASGNDNIDTMNSCPSHLEDAIIVSAMDSSLQKAVFSNYGAHVDVVAPGVDIYSTVAGGGFGYLDGTSMAAPHISAMAALLKLNNPTLMPHDIEEILIEIADDLGEVGWDPYFGYGVPILSKLLPGRALTGIVLEVDTLDLKVGERMNLNVLFIPTHATITENLSWSSSNESVVMVNDGELIAKQVGKAVIEVRTGTHVASCEVTVEESQIELQSKELSEKISVTEQSAIKEESHNDYSILPVEPIEEEIQRNQQPISKTIIVEEVEQLEDEEPQLVTAFEMIEEVESVSQRTFEKDTTNKVKVGRTFWLFAFLCTGMVVLYKRKQ; from the coding sequence ATGAAGTTAACAAAGTATATATTATTAATATTAGGTTTTATATTGATTAGCGAATGTGAGGTTTTAGCACATCATCTTTCATTTGATAGCCAGCGTTTGATTGTGAAAAGTAATGAGCCACTTGAGTATGATGAATTTCGAATATTAGAAGAGGACTTATTTGTCATTTCATTTGATTCTATTTCACAGACAGAAGAAGCGTATGAAAGGCTATTAACGACGCCTGGTGTAGAGTGGGTAGAACTTGATTTGGAGCTTAGTTTAAACGTTATGGATACACAGACTATCACTTCATGGAGTGATGAATTTTGGGGAATGGACTATCTTGGAATTAATTCCTATCGAGACTATTTAATTCAAGAGGAAAAAGATGATGAGCTTGTCGTTGCGGTTATTGATACGGGAATTGATCCCACACATCCTCTATTTGAAAATAAACTATCAGATTTTGGATATAATTTTGTGAACCGAGATGAAGATCCATTTGATGATAGTTATAATAGTCATGGAACGCATGTAGCAGGAATCATTTCCAAGGCAACCGCAGGCTTAGACAATATTAAACTTTTACCATTAAAAGTGTTGGATTCGCGCGGGAAAGGAACTGTTTCAGCGTTGGTTGAAAGTGTGAAGTATGCCAAAGAAGCTGAGGTCGACATCATCAACCTAAGTCTTGGGTTGTATCCCTATTATCATTCAAAAGCGTTAGAAATGGCCATTTTAGAAGCAATCACCTCCGGCATTACAGTCGTCATTGCTTCGGGAAATGATAATATCGATACGATGAATAGTTGTCCCTCTCATTTAGAGGATGCGATTATTGTATCTGCTATGGATTCGTCGTTGCAAAAAGCAGTCTTTTCAAATTATGGAGCACATGTTGATGTGGTCGCACCAGGTGTTGATATTTATAGCACGGTTGCAGGTGGAGGATTTGGTTATTTAGATGGAACATCAATGGCTGCACCACATATTAGTGCGATGGCTGCTTTATTAAAATTAAATAATCCGACGTTAATGCCTCATGATATTGAAGAAATTTTGATTGAAATAGCTGATGATCTAGGAGAAGTGGGATGGGATCCTTACTTTGGATACGGGGTTCCGATTTTATCTAAGTTATTACCGGGACGAGCTCTCACTGGAATCGTCTTAGAGGTAGATACGCTTGATTTAAAAGTCGGAGAACGTATGAATTTGAATGTATTATTTATCCCAACTCATGCAACTATTACAGAAAATTTAAGTTGGAGCAGTTCTAATGAATCGGTCGTCATGGTTAATGATGGAGAACTGATTGCCAAACAAGTAGGTAAGGCAGTCATTGAAGTTAGAACCGGGACTCATGTTGCGAGTTGTGAGGTAACGGTTGAAGAAAGTCAGATAGAGCTTCAATCAAAGGAACTAAGTGAAAAAATCAGTGTCACCGAACAGTCAGCTATTAAAGAAGAGAGTCACAATGATTACTCAATTTTACCCGTTGAACCAATAGAAGAAGAGATTCAAAGAAATCAACAACCGATTTCAAAAACAATCATTGTTGAAGAAGTAGAACAATTAGAAGATGAAGAACCACAACTTGTCACAGCGTTTGAGATGATCGAAGAAGTTGAAAGTGTGAGCCAAAGGACATTTGAGAAAGACACAACAAATAAAGTGAAGGTTGGACGAACTTTTTGGTTATTTGCTTTCCTTTGCACTGGAATGGTCGTGCTGTATAAGAGAAAGCAGTAA
- a CDS encoding helix-turn-helix transcriptional regulator, protein MISYIQQNYSAKVTLNDIAIAGNVCRSNCCKIFQKFLNQSPIGYLTEYRLEKSLFLLKTTNYTITEIALQCGFNSSSYFTETFRKELNCTPSDYRKKHKH, encoded by the coding sequence ATGATTAGTTACATTCAACAAAATTATTCCGCCAAAGTCACCTTAAACGATATTGCGATAGCTGGGAATGTTTGTCGTAGCAACTGTTGTAAAATATTTCAAAAATTTCTCAATCAATCGCCCATTGGTTATCTAACCGAGTACCGTCTAGAAAAAAGTCTTTTCCTGCTTAAAACGACGAACTATACCATTACTGAAATCGCCCTTCAATGTGGCTTTAACAGTTCAAGTTATTTTACTGAAACGTTCCGTAAAGAACTGAATTGTACGCCCTCAGACTATCGAAAAAAACATAAACACTAA
- a CDS encoding AraC family ligand binding domain-containing protein, with protein sequence MLELKLFQDHSEDVAYNFTDFCIRSNFARLSDYPNMSAANHWHDDFEFTIILHGKMAYSINGKPYLLTEGQAIFVNSGHMHYGFSSNGDECEFICILLPPSLISAIPRITDHYVNPLKQDSSHPFFIRLLTNFITMLNKIKLHTSHFWIKELGPCDK encoded by the coding sequence ATGTTAGAACTTAAATTATTTCAAGACCATTCTGAGGATGTAGCCTATAACTTCACTGACTTTTGCATTCGCTCAAACTTTGCAAGACTTAGTGATTATCCAAATATGTCAGCTGCCAATCATTGGCATGATGATTTTGAATTTACGATTATCTTACACGGAAAAATGGCCTATTCAATCAATGGAAAACCTTATCTTTTGACGGAAGGACAAGCTATTTTTGTAAATTCTGGACACATGCATTACGGTTTTTCAAGTAATGGTGATGAGTGTGAATTTATTTGTATCCTACTTCCACCTTCTCTCATTTCTGCCATTCCTCGAATAACCGATCACTACGTCAATCCCCTTAAACAAGACTCCTCTCATCCCTTTTTTATACGATTGCTTACCAACTTTATCACCATGTTAAACAAGATCAAACTGCACACGAGTCATTTCTGGATAAAGGAATTGGGCCCTTGCGACAAATGA
- a CDS encoding sugar O-acetyltransferase has translation MTMRERMAAGQLFTDNCDGLAEDRQNAKRRMKAFNETGPDEIQTRIQLMNEIFGKETKAWIEPPFYFCYGYNIEIGEKSYVNFNCQFVDDGKITIGKKVMFGPGVTIATVGHPINPNYREYMYTDAVIIEDNCWIGAGVVICPGVIIGENTVIGAGSVVTKSIPANCVAVGNPCRVLREINEQDLKYYYKNREITVKDLEEEAVCRLKG, from the coding sequence ATGACGATGCGAGAACGAATGGCAGCAGGTCAATTATTTACAGACAATTGCGATGGACTAGCAGAAGACCGTCAAAATGCTAAGAGAAGAATGAAAGCTTTTAATGAAACAGGCCCTGATGAGATTCAAACAAGAATTCAACTCATGAACGAGATTTTTGGCAAGGAAACGAAAGCTTGGATTGAACCTCCTTTTTATTTTTGTTACGGATATAATATAGAGATTGGCGAAAAATCCTATGTGAATTTTAATTGTCAATTTGTGGATGATGGGAAAATAACGATTGGTAAAAAAGTAATGTTTGGACCTGGGGTCACAATTGCAACAGTTGGTCATCCCATTAATCCAAATTATAGAGAGTATATGTATACTGATGCCGTGATAATTGAAGATAATTGTTGGATTGGAGCGGGTGTTGTGATTTGTCCGGGGGTTATCATTGGTGAAAATACAGTCATTGGAGCAGGGAGTGTGGTGACCAAGAGTATTCCAGCCAACTGTGTAGCTGTTGGAAATCCATGCCGTGTTCTTCGAGAGATTAATGAACAGGATTTAAAATATTATTATAAAAATCGTGAAATAACAGTAAAAGATTTAGAAGAAGAGGCAGTATGTCGTTTGAAAGGATGA
- a CDS encoding Cof-type HAD-IIB family hydrolase, whose translation MNPYKVIVMDVDGTLTNKEKKITQKTKAALKMAQEQGMILVLASGRPTSGLLNLAKELEMDQHQGLLVSYNGSQVIDLSTKAILLNNPLSISEAKSILRHLKQFNLTPMIDDGVHLYVENVDGYLVEYETKGNAFILKEVDDLEAFVEFECHKILTSGMPDYMEEIFEDMKYPFNEQCNCMFTAPFYVEYTAKGIDKAKALETVLNHLGCQKEEVVAFGDGHNDASMLKYVGLGIAMENAVQALKDIAHFVTFSNEEDGIAYALEKFCLNKKL comes from the coding sequence ATGAACCCTTATAAAGTGATTGTGATGGATGTGGATGGAACATTAACTAATAAAGAAAAGAAAATTACCCAAAAGACCAAAGCAGCGTTAAAGATGGCACAAGAACAGGGAATGATTTTAGTCTTGGCATCTGGACGGCCAACCAGTGGATTGTTAAATCTAGCGAAAGAACTTGAAATGGATCAGCATCAGGGATTATTAGTGAGTTACAATGGAAGTCAAGTGATTGATTTAAGCACGAAAGCGATTTTACTCAATAACCCCCTTTCCATATCAGAGGCGAAGTCAATCTTAAGACATCTTAAGCAGTTTAATCTAACGCCGATGATTGACGATGGAGTTCATTTATATGTAGAAAATGTAGACGGGTATTTAGTCGAATACGAAACAAAAGGTAATGCATTTATTTTAAAAGAGGTAGACGATTTAGAAGCATTTGTTGAGTTTGAATGTCATAAAATACTAACGAGTGGTATGCCTGACTATATGGAAGAGATCTTTGAGGATATGAAGTATCCATTCAATGAGCAGTGCAATTGTATGTTTACAGCCCCTTTTTATGTTGAATATACAGCTAAAGGCATTGATAAGGCAAAAGCGTTAGAAACAGTCTTAAATCACCTAGGTTGCCAAAAAGAAGAAGTGGTAGCTTTTGGTGATGGACATAATGATGCTTCAATGCTCAAATACGTAGGCTTAGGCATTGCGATGGAGAATGCAGTTCAAGCGTTAAAAGACATAGCACATTTTGTCACGTTCTCTAATGAAGAGGATGGGATTGCGTATGCCTTAGAAAAATTTTGTTTAAATAAGAAGCTCTGA
- a CDS encoding VOC family protein has translation MKINHMAMYVRQLEEMKRFYMQFFEATCGDKYHNQKTGLQTYFLTFENQMRFELMTRPNLERDQKSLYQTGYIHLAFSVGSKEKVDELTNCLKEAGYDILSSPRTTGDGYYESCILDPEGNQVEITI, from the coding sequence ATGAAAATTAATCATATGGCGATGTATGTCAGACAGTTAGAAGAGATGAAACGATTTTATATGCAATTTTTTGAGGCAACCTGCGGGGATAAATACCATAATCAAAAGACTGGTCTACAGACTTATTTTTTAACGTTTGAAAATCAGATGCGATTTGAATTAATGACACGACCTAATTTAGAGCGAGACCAAAAGTCTTTATATCAAACGGGATACATACATCTTGCGTTTAGTGTTGGGAGTAAAGAAAAGGTAGACGAGTTGACAAACTGTCTAAAAGAGGCAGGATACGATATTTTAAGTAGTCCTCGTACAACAGGAGATGGTTATTATGAAAGTTGCATTTTAGATCCTGAGGGAAACCAAGTTGAAATAACAATATAA
- a CDS encoding threonine aldolase family protein has protein sequence MGEVAMYSFKNDYSEGAHPNLLKALQQTNLEQHQGYGDDVFCTEAAHLIKETFMLNHDEIHFFVGGTQTNLTVISAFLKPYEAVISADSGHVAVHETGAIEATGHKVIPVSSHDGKLSVAQIKDVLKTHIDEHMVKPKLVYLSNPTELGTIYQKSELEAIYEYCQEQNLICYLDGARLGSALCCEKNDLLPSNLAQLTDVFYIGGTKMGALCGEALVINQPMLRKDFRFNMKQKGALLAKGRILGLQFSELFKDNLYFELANHANEMARLLKVGISSLGYQFMVDSDTNQIFPIIPNKIVALLETKYLFTRWDSTNRTETVIRLVTSWSTSEKAVKEFIQDLKKFTVLELRGKLMDS, from the coding sequence ATGGGAGAGGTCGCTATGTATAGTTTTAAAAATGATTATAGTGAGGGGGCACATCCTAATCTTTTAAAAGCACTTCAGCAAACGAATTTAGAACAACATCAGGGTTATGGAGACGATGTTTTTTGTACCGAAGCCGCTCATTTGATAAAGGAAACGTTTATGTTAAATCACGATGAAATTCATTTTTTTGTGGGGGGGACACAGACGAATTTAACGGTGATTTCTGCTTTTTTAAAACCTTATGAAGCCGTGATTTCTGCGGATTCAGGTCATGTGGCAGTCCATGAAACTGGAGCAATCGAAGCAACGGGGCATAAAGTCATTCCAGTTTCTTCACATGATGGAAAATTGAGTGTTGCTCAAATAAAAGACGTATTAAAAACACACATTGATGAACATATGGTGAAGCCTAAGCTTGTGTATCTTTCAAATCCTACTGAACTCGGAACAATTTATCAAAAATCTGAACTTGAAGCCATTTATGAGTACTGCCAAGAACAGAATTTAATTTGTTATTTAGATGGGGCTCGGTTAGGGTCAGCCTTATGCTGCGAGAAAAATGATCTTTTACCATCAAATTTGGCTCAGTTGACAGATGTATTTTATATCGGTGGAACGAAGATGGGAGCATTATGTGGTGAGGCACTCGTGATCAATCAGCCAATGCTTAGAAAAGATTTCCGTTTTAATATGAAACAAAAAGGTGCCTTATTAGCAAAGGGACGTATTTTAGGTCTTCAGTTTAGCGAGTTATTTAAAGACAATCTTTATTTTGAATTAGCCAATCATGCGAATGAGATGGCCAGATTATTGAAGGTCGGTATTAGCTCTTTAGGTTATCAGTTTATGGTCGACTCAGACACGAATCAGATTTTTCCGATTATTCCAAATAAAATTGTCGCCTTACTTGAAACTAAGTATCTTTTTACGAGATGGGATTCAACTAATCGAACTGAAACCGTCATACGATTAGTGACTTCATGGTCCACATCTGAAAAAGCGGTGAAAGAATTCATTCAAGACCTCAAAAAATTTACGGTATTAGAGTTAAGGGGTAAATTGATGGACTCGTGA
- a CDS encoding YciI family protein, whose translation MSSLKADLSGGLFIMKSNSYEAIAAYLNAEPLFRAGVQTYCITELMPHYLMPNSKEWIED comes from the coding sequence ATGTCATCTTTAAAGGCTGATTTGAGTGGTGGGTTATTCATCATGAAGTCAAACTCTTACGAAGCAATAGCTGCTTATTTAAATGCTGAACCATTATTTAGGGCAGGAGTTCAAACCTATTGCATAACTGAATTGATGCCACATTATTTAATGCCTAATTCAAAAGAGTGGATTGAAGATTAA
- a CDS encoding asparaginase yields the protein MKKKLKHILILATGGTIAGSGPEGNTTGYQAGVISIDEILADIPNLKETARISAIQISNLNSDDITFNEWKKLVDAIHEHNDDPDMDGFVITHGTDTLEETAMFLNLTLKTTKPVILTGSMKPATAISADGPLNLYDSVVVATHEDAINKGVLVVFDNAIYCARDVKKISTFQTDAFGSGKFGAIGFIRDHKVDFYLMTTKPHTIHSDFDITGLDRLPSVGMAYFTIDSDPSILPYLASQHDGLVIVTAGDGQLSKRWLDAINVLLAQEYPLILSTRVFTGNISAQNNANTFNPQKSRILLQLALTKTKDQKIINRYFSTY from the coding sequence ATGAAAAAAAAATTAAAACATATTCTCATCTTAGCAACCGGTGGTACAATTGCCGGAAGTGGTCCTGAAGGAAATACAACAGGCTATCAAGCAGGTGTCATCTCAATTGATGAAATCTTAGCTGATATTCCAAACTTAAAAGAAACTGCTCGCATTAGTGCCATTCAAATTAGCAATTTAAATAGTGATGATATCACATTCAATGAATGGAAAAAACTTGTGGATGCCATTCATGAACACAACGATGACCCAGATATGGATGGATTTGTGATTACTCATGGGACTGATACCTTAGAAGAAACTGCCATGTTTTTAAACTTAACGCTTAAAACGACAAAACCCGTGATTTTGACTGGTTCTATGAAACCTGCAACAGCTATCAGTGCAGATGGTCCCTTAAATCTTTACGACTCTGTAGTCGTTGCCACCCATGAAGATGCCATCAATAAAGGCGTGTTAGTTGTCTTTGATAATGCCATTTACTGTGCACGCGATGTTAAAAAAATTAGTACCTTTCAAACCGACGCCTTTGGTTCAGGGAAATTTGGAGCGATTGGATTTATCCGTGATCATAAAGTTGATTTCTATTTAATGACCACCAAACCGCATACCATTCACTCAGACTTTGATATTACCGGTTTGGATCGACTTCCATCGGTTGGAATGGCCTATTTCACGATTGATAGTGACCCTAGTATTTTACCTTATCTAGCCAGTCAGCATGATGGATTGGTAATCGTTACAGCAGGTGATGGACAATTAAGCAAACGTTGGCTTGATGCCATTAATGTCCTTTTAGCGCAAGAATATCCTCTTATTTTAAGTACACGTGTTTTCACTGGAAATATCTCGGCTCAAAACAATGCCAATACGTTTAATCCCCAAAAATCACGTATTTTGTTACAACTTGCCCTTACTAAAACAAAAGATCAGAAAATTATCAATCGCTATTTTTCAACCTATTAA